The following coding sequences lie in one Brachionichthys hirsutus isolate HB-005 chromosome 15, CSIRO-AGI_Bhir_v1, whole genome shotgun sequence genomic window:
- the dtna gene encoding dystrobrevin alpha — protein MIEDYGRSGDNMADRRQLFVEMIHLVDIWNVIEAFRENAINSMDLSADLSVARLEMVLSTIVYQLNKRMPTTHQINVDQSISLLLNFLLAAYDPEGHGKLSVFVVKMALASICGGKILDKLRYIFSQISDSTGIMARPQFDQFLREVLKLPMAVFEGPSFGYTEQAARTCFAQQKGVSLNTFLDTLMSDPPPQCLVWLLLMHRLANVENVFHPVECSYCHTDSMMGFRYRCQQCHNYQLCQDCFWRGHASGSHSNQHQMKEYTSWKSPAKKLSHALSKSLSCASSREPLRPMLPEMPEKTLNLAHIVPPRPVNITTDYSLSHSMPTSGNPYSTKKWNYNLDVADRLADEHALIGLYVNLLKNNPRTCLLESSNHQDEEHSLIARYAARLAADAAQQQRLPTDLPCYLDANKQQRQLIAELESKNREILQEIQRLRLQHEEASQPPPDKGLHNPTLLAELRLLRQRKDELEQRMSTLQESRRELMVQLEQLMMLLKTQGSGSPRSSPSHTINRSIPTPIHSDSAGTTPTHTPQDSLMGVGGDVQEAFAQGPRRNLRNDLLIAADSITNTMSSLVKELNSEGGSETESTVDSDYGRGDLLATHSSDSFFTYKPRRASTAEDIFENDLEQQLENDLNLEELMQHRQEPEKACMVTLQQ, from the exons atGATTGAAGACTACGGTCGGAGTGGCGACAACATGGCAGATCGAAGGCAACTGTTTGTGGAGATGA TACATTTGGTCGACATTTGGAACGTCATCGAGGCTTTCCGCGAGAACGCCATCAATAGCATGGACCTCAGCGCCGACCTCTCTGTGGCTCGACTCGAAATGGTGCTGTCCACCATTGTTTACCAGTTGAACAAGCGCATGCCCACCACCCACCAGATCAACGTGGATCAGTCCATTAGCCTGCTGCTCAACTTCCTGCTGGCAGCCTATGACCC GGAGGGCCATGGCAagctgtctgtctttgttgtgAAGATGGCCCTAGCGAGCATATGTGGAGGGAAAATTCTGGATAAATTGAGAT ATATTTTTTCGCAGATCTCGGATTCTACTGGAATAATGGCGCGCCCACAGTTTGACCAGTTTCTGAGGGAGGTTCTGAAATTGCCCATGGCAGTTTTTGAGGGACCTTCATTTGGTTACACTGAACAAGCAGCAAGAACCTGTTTTGCACAGCAG AAAGGCGTCTCCCTCAATACCTTCCTGGATACGCTGATGTCAGACCCGCCCCCTCAGTGTCTGGTGTGGTTGCTGCTCATGCATCGGCTCGCCAATGTAGAGAACG tgtTTCACCCCGTCGAGTGCTCCTACTGCCATACTGACAGTATGATGGGCTTCCGCTACCGCTGCCAGCAATGTCATAATTACCAGCTCTGTCAGGACTGCTTCTGGAGGGGGCATGCCAGTGGTTCCCATAGCAACCAGCATCAAATGAAGGAGTATACGTCATGG AAATCCCCTGCGAAGAAGTTATCCCATGCCCTCAGTAAGTCACTGAGCTGCGCATCCAGCAGAGAGCCTCTTCGTCCTATGCTTCCTGAAATGCCAGAGAAAACGCTCAACTTAGCTCACATAGT GCCGCCGAGACCCGTGAACATCACCACTGACTACTCCCTCTCCCACTCCATGCCGACATCAGGGAACCCTTACTCCACCAAAAA GTGGAACTACAACCTCGATGTTGCTGACAGACTTGCTGATGAGCATGCTCTGATTGGCCTCTATGTGAATCTGCTCAAAAACAACCCAAGAACATG ttTGCTGGAGAGCAGCAACCATCAAGATGAGGAGCACAGTCTAATCGCCCGCTATGCTGCTAGACTGGCTGCCGATGCT GCTCAACAGCAGAGGCTTCCCACAGACCTGCCCTGCTACCTCGATGCCAACAAACAACAAAGGCAACTCATTGCTGAGCTCGAGAGCAAAAACAG AGAAATCCTGCAGGAAATCCAGCGGCTGCGCCTTCAGCATGAGGAGGCCTCCCAGCCTCCACCTGACAAGGGTCTGCATAACCCCACCCTGCTGGCTGAGCTACGACTTCTCAG GCAACGCAAAGATGAGCTCGAACAAAGAATGTCTACTCTGCAGGAGAGTCGAAGGGAACTTATGGTGCAGCTGGAGCAATTAATGATGCTTCTCAAG ACTCAGGGTTCCGGATCTCCACGCTCTTCCCCCAGCCACACCATCAACCGGTCGATTCCCACACCGATCCACTCGGACTCAGCTGGCACGACCCCGACTCACACACCTCAGGACTCCCTCATGGGCGTGGGAGGGGATGTTCAGGAGGCCTTTGCTCAGG GTCCAAGGAGAAACTTGAGAAATGACCTACTCATAGCTGCTGACTCCATCACCAACACAATGTCCTCACTGGTTAAGGAGCTCAACTCGG AGGGTGGAAGTGAGACTGAGAGCACTGTGGATTCGGACTATGGGCGTGGCGACCTATTGGCCACGCACTCTTCAGATTCCTTTTTCACTTATAAACCAAG GAGAGCCAGCACTGCAGAAGACATCTTTGAAAACGATCTGGAGCAGCAACTGGAGAACGACCTCAACCTAGAGGAGCTGATGCAGCACAGGCAGGAACCAGAGAAAGCGTGCATG GTGACGCTGCAGCAGTAA